The Anolis carolinensis isolate JA03-04 chromosome 1, rAnoCar3.1.pri, whole genome shotgun sequence genome window below encodes:
- the LOC134294107 gene encoding uncharacterized protein LOC134294107 — MNPDGGETMKEFLFLEEEQANPRGAEELREEGNPSPALSEGGTDPSDPSWKPLTSTQLPAGRGVTMDLMQRQVNESWRATVEQREQRRGLPGRGTEPRPFAGEGPQDYEDEMPQQGTSVFPTGLSGRSQMPGKGEFRVKFNGDPKQLSYFITNVRHFMEDFGDQFPSESAKIHTVGANLKEAAADWLMQMYDTGARELACLEDFLRASKTLWQRRGRKPNSKGYTREEGRCQNTPWNLKPQRGRLGTGPTPPNWNISGLVYALRCSSGLYTEEIQETWRTGFCWRGAWRWTNSKSLVVQGRATESNPRQQQHGASPLVAEGRPAGRGEQGGGPASLAAARDIERQSVRKGHSDKRREASQPEATPPELQTSKRESCHGNGNGFSPRAASGRRDGGSGGPGVTGKRLASVLNARRQIEPPEGDGGELRRVNCDIVRVRVRLLNPETGIQVEADAMLDCGCTRCLITPELANRLGVEPNPLKTPVVFAQLDGTPAYGVPVTEKNRVFKNDYGFSC, encoded by the exons atgaaccctgatggaggagaaaccatgaaggaattcctcttcctggaagaagaacaggcgaaccctcgaggtgccgaggagttgagagaggaagggaacccatcgcccgcgttgagcgaaggggggacagacccctcggacccgtcgtggaagccgctgacctccacccagttacccgcaggcaggggagtgacg atggatctgatgcagcggcaggtaaacgagtcctggagggcgacagtcgagcaacgggagcagaggagagggctgcccgggagaggcactgaaccccgtccctttgccggggagggtccacaggactatgaggatgagatgcctcagcaggggacatcagttttccccacgggcctgtcgggaaggagccaaatgcctgggaagggagaatttcgggtgaagttcaacggggaccccaaacagctgtcttatttcattacaaacgtaagacacttcatggaggattttggggaccaattcccttcagaaagcgcaaaaatccacacggtgggggcaaacttgaaagaagcagctgcagactggctaatgcagatgtatgatactggtgcccgggagctggcctgcctggaggatttcctaagagcttcgaagaccctttggcagaggagagggcgaaagcccaactcaaaaggatataccagggaggaaggacggtgtcagaatacgccctggaatttaaagccacagcggggaagattagggactggtccgacaccaccaaactggaatatttcagggctggtttacgctctgaggtgctcgagtgggctttacacagaggaaatccaagagacttggaggactggattttgctggcggggcgcgtggaggtggaccaacagcaaatctctcgtcgtccaagggagagcaacagaatcaaacccccgacagcagcaacacggcgcttctcccctcgtcgcggaaggtcgaccagcagggagaggagagcagggaggggggcctgcttcGCTTGCGGCCGCGAGGGACATCGAGCGGCAGAGTGTCCGAAAGGGACACTCTGACAAGAGGAGAGAGGCTTCACAGCCAGAAGCCACCCCACCAGAGctccaaactagcaaaagggaaagctgccatggcaacggaaacggctttagtcccagggcagcttcaggcagaagagatggaggaagcggaggacctggagttaccgggaaacgactggcatctgttttgaacgcccggagacagatcgaaccaccagagggcgacgggggtgagttgagaagagtaaattgtgacattgtgagagtcagagtgaggctgttgaacccagagacagggattcaggtagaagcagatgctatgttggactgtgggtgcacgagatgcctaattactcccgaactagcaaacaggttgggggtggagccaaacccactaaagacaccagtagtcttcgcacaattggatggaaccccagcatacggagtcccagtaacagaaaaaaacagggtttttaagaatgactatgggttctcatgctga